From Diaminobutyricibacter sp. McL0608, one genomic window encodes:
- a CDS encoding FHA domain-containing protein, with amino-acid sequence MRDASRGNEDTTARFGEEFVSQMYPVDGDVSIEEQEAIAALPSGSALLIVRRGPNSGARFLLDADVTTAGRHPDADIFLDDVTVSRRHAEFTRRGTVFEVKDLGSLNGTYYDGVRIEAALLADTAEVQIGKFRLTFYASRHDLAASASS; translated from the coding sequence CTGCGCGACGCGTCCCGGGGGAATGAAGACACGACTGCACGCTTCGGCGAGGAGTTCGTGTCGCAGATGTACCCGGTCGACGGTGACGTCTCGATCGAAGAGCAGGAAGCGATCGCTGCGCTGCCCTCCGGGTCCGCTCTGCTGATCGTGCGACGCGGCCCGAACTCCGGGGCCCGGTTCCTCCTCGACGCCGACGTGACCACTGCCGGCCGCCACCCCGACGCCGACATCTTCCTCGACGATGTGACGGTGTCGCGTCGCCACGCGGAGTTCACCCGTCGCGGCACGGTGTTCGAGGTCAAAGACCTCGGCTCGCTCAACGGCACCTACTACGACGGTGTCCGCATCGAAGCCGCCCTCCTCGCCGACACGGCCGAGGTGCAGATCGGCAAGTTCCGCCTCACGTTCTATGCATCCAGGCACGACCTCGCCGCTTCGGCGTCCAGCTAG
- the ftsR gene encoding transcriptional regulator FtsR, translating into MARQAAQARTAGPALLSIGQVLAHLTPEFPDLSSSKLRFLEERGLVSPARTASGYRKFSPGDVERLRIILGMQRDHYLPLKVIRTYLDDLDAGRSPAIPGASAASGTSMLATGRRFKKADLLRESGASNALLQDAVSASLIVPAEVYGEDSLGVLKALAELQKCGIEPRHLRGFRAAAERELGLIESALVSSVRRNDVSGRAQAAELAREIAAQLEVVRDSLIRSALGRLIP; encoded by the coding sequence GTGGCGCGGCAGGCCGCTCAGGCTCGCACCGCTGGGCCGGCATTGCTCAGCATCGGTCAGGTGCTCGCACACCTGACTCCCGAATTCCCTGACCTGTCGTCGTCCAAGCTGCGCTTCCTCGAAGAGCGCGGACTCGTGTCTCCGGCGCGCACCGCATCCGGCTACCGCAAGTTCTCGCCCGGCGACGTCGAACGGCTGCGCATCATCCTCGGGATGCAGCGCGACCACTACCTGCCGCTGAAGGTCATCCGCACCTATCTCGACGATCTGGACGCCGGACGGTCGCCGGCGATCCCGGGGGCGTCCGCCGCATCCGGGACCTCGATGCTCGCCACCGGACGCCGTTTCAAGAAGGCCGACCTGCTGCGTGAGTCCGGAGCGTCGAACGCGCTCCTGCAGGACGCGGTGTCGGCCTCACTGATCGTGCCGGCCGAGGTATACGGCGAAGACTCGCTCGGGGTGCTGAAGGCACTCGCAGAACTGCAGAAATGCGGGATCGAACCTCGGCATCTGCGCGGATTCCGGGCTGCGGCAGAGCGTGAGCTCGGGCTGATCGAGAGCGCACTGGTGTCCAGCGTCCGGCGCAACGATGTGTCGGGTCGCGCCCAGGCAGCGGAGCTCGCGCGGGAGATCGCGGCCCAGCTCGAGGTCGTGCGTGACAGCCTGATCCGTTCAGCTCTCGGGCGGCTCATCCCGTGA
- a CDS encoding DUF1295 domain-containing protein, producing MDPFFACLWILTGACALTWILSLVTGEHSWVDRIWSIVPVVYVWVFAAAAGLADARLDLMAALVTLWGIRLTFNFARKGGYAPGGEDYRWETLRGRMAKWQFALFNLFFIVIYQNVLLLLIALPAWTAFQHQRPLGILDVVATVVFLAFLVGETVADQQQWRFQNWKKSETAAGRTPRPRFVQTGLFRFSRHPNFFFEQAQWWVVFLFGAIAAGSLLQWTVIGAVLLTALFIGSTIFTESITLSRYPEYAAYQRTTSPVVPWFRRGARDAVTAP from the coding sequence GTGGACCCCTTCTTCGCGTGCCTCTGGATTCTCACCGGCGCCTGTGCCCTGACCTGGATCCTGTCGCTGGTCACCGGCGAGCATTCCTGGGTCGACCGAATCTGGTCGATCGTTCCCGTCGTGTACGTCTGGGTATTCGCCGCTGCCGCCGGCCTGGCGGATGCGCGCCTCGACCTGATGGCGGCCCTGGTGACTCTGTGGGGCATCCGTCTCACCTTCAATTTCGCGCGGAAGGGCGGCTACGCACCGGGCGGCGAGGACTACCGGTGGGAGACCCTCCGCGGTCGCATGGCGAAATGGCAGTTCGCGCTTTTCAACCTCTTCTTCATCGTGATCTACCAGAACGTGCTGCTTCTGCTCATCGCACTGCCTGCGTGGACCGCGTTCCAGCACCAGCGTCCGCTGGGCATCCTCGACGTCGTCGCGACGGTCGTCTTCCTCGCCTTCCTGGTCGGGGAGACGGTCGCAGACCAGCAGCAGTGGCGTTTCCAGAACTGGAAGAAGTCGGAGACCGCCGCCGGAAGGACTCCGCGGCCGCGGTTCGTCCAGACCGGCCTGTTCCGTTTCTCACGTCACCCGAACTTCTTCTTCGAGCAGGCGCAGTGGTGGGTGGTCTTCCTGTTCGGCGCGATCGCGGCCGGGTCGCTGCTGCAGTGGACCGTGATCGGCGCGGTGCTCCTGACGGCACTGTTTATCGGGTCGACGATCTTCACCGAGAGCATCACACTCTCGCGCTACCCCGAATACGCCGCGTACCAGCGGACGACATCGCCGGTCGTTCCCTGGTTCCGCCGCGGAGCGCGCGACGCGGTCACTGCTCCGTAG
- a CDS encoding MerR family transcriptional regulator: MSELSRNNDSPKYDLGLLFTDGLPEMDDTAGYRGAVAARAAGISYRQLDYWARTGLVEPTVRGAAGSGSQRLYGFRDILVLKLVKRLLDTGISLQQIRTAVNQLREAGVNDLAQTTLMSDGASVYLCTSNDEVIDLVSRGQGVFGIAVGKVLREVESSLVELDTQTVDPMDELAARRVVKAS; this comes from the coding sequence ATGAGTGAACTCAGTCGAAACAACGACTCGCCCAAGTACGACCTCGGTCTGCTCTTCACGGACGGTCTCCCTGAGATGGACGACACCGCCGGCTATCGTGGCGCGGTCGCGGCACGCGCGGCAGGAATCAGCTACCGCCAGCTCGACTACTGGGCCCGCACGGGTCTCGTCGAGCCCACGGTCCGTGGAGCAGCGGGCTCCGGGTCGCAGCGTCTCTATGGCTTCCGCGACATCCTCGTTCTCAAGCTGGTCAAGCGGCTGCTCGACACCGGAATCTCGCTGCAGCAGATCCGCACGGCTGTCAACCAGCTGCGCGAAGCCGGCGTCAACGACCTGGCCCAGACCACCCTCATGAGCGACGGCGCCAGCGTGTATCTCTGCACCTCGAACGATGAAGTCATCGACCTCGTCAGCCGTGGACAGGGCGTCTTCGGCATCGCCGTCGGCAAGGTGCTCCGCGAGGTCGAGAGCAGCCTGGTCGAGCTGGACACCCAGACGGTCGATCCGATGGATGAGCTGGCCGCACGTCGCGTCGTCAAGGCCTCCTGA
- a CDS encoding CDP-alcohol phosphatidyltransferase family protein translates to MDANGVTQVSSRVFTLPNILSFFRLALVPLFLAFIIVGEDALALLVLIVSSITDFLDGYLARRLNQVSRLGQLLDPAADRLYIFAALIGLAWRDVLPWWLVAVILARDVMLAILGVILANHGYGPLPVHHLGKVATFCLFVALPLLMLGEAFDAFAPISLPLGWAFALWGAFLYWWAGIVYIGETRRVIRIPAAAGPGPSDTLEGEEVDGA, encoded by the coding sequence GTGGACGCAAACGGTGTGACCCAGGTGAGCTCGCGGGTGTTCACGCTGCCGAACATCCTGAGCTTCTTCCGGCTTGCGCTCGTGCCGCTCTTCCTCGCGTTCATCATCGTCGGGGAGGACGCGCTGGCCCTGCTGGTCCTCATCGTCTCCAGCATCACCGACTTCCTCGACGGGTACCTCGCCCGCCGCCTCAACCAGGTGTCGCGGCTCGGCCAGCTGCTCGATCCGGCCGCCGACCGCCTCTACATCTTCGCGGCCCTCATCGGTCTCGCCTGGCGGGATGTTCTGCCGTGGTGGCTGGTCGCTGTGATCCTCGCGCGCGACGTGATGCTCGCGATTCTGGGTGTCATCCTCGCCAACCACGGGTACGGACCGCTGCCCGTTCACCACCTCGGGAAGGTCGCGACCTTCTGCCTCTTCGTCGCCCTACCCCTCCTCATGTTGGGGGAGGCGTTCGATGCGTTCGCACCGATATCGTTACCTCTCGGATGGGCATTCGCACTCTGGGGTGCATTCCTGTACTGGTGGGCTGGAATCGTGTATATCGGCGAAACTCGTCGGGTAATCCGGATTCCGGCCGCTGCCGGGCCGGGACCATCCGATACGCTGGAAGGAGAGGAGGTCGACGGTGCCTGA